DNA from Misgurnus anguillicaudatus chromosome 13, ASM2758022v2, whole genome shotgun sequence:
CAACATTTATCTGTGCACCTTGCACATTACATGAATTAACTGTTCTTCTAATCTgttaaaaatctactttttcatcattttcttggtagcaacaaaatataatattgattttaaatatctttgatactattttgaattttaatcAACGTTTTAAgattattaaatacatttttaggaaATTAATTATTTGAGAATTTGAAAGTATTAATAtagcaatattttaaatatcttattatttataaaatatacttAGCTGGTCCTGTTTTCTTGTCTGGGCTTTGTTTGCTCAAATATCTGTTTGCTGCATAAGGGTCAGGCAATAATATTCTGAAATGTGAAGTGGGGGGTATAGGTGATATTAGCATTATAAATAGAGGACAATAAGCTTGCTAGACAATATTGTGTGAATTCTGTGGTTTGGACAAATCCTTTGAAATGTATAAGTGTGATTGGAACTGATTTGCATTAAGATTAATaagaatgaaaataaatgtttttttatttcagaattcTACCAGCCATGACTGTCTTATCTACAATGtggtatgatgtcatttatatCATCCAAATTTGAAAAAAAGTGACTTTGAGATGGGACTCTGATATAACTGATGACGAGGTATGTAAAAACCCATTTATTTCTGCATTAGAGGACTCCTACAACAACATATAAAAGGTGAAAcattttttcaaagttttttttctatttttgggTCTTACAGGGTTAAACATGAATCTgattcaaaatcaaacacattgctGCACCATTGCAAAGGGCAGATTTATCTGTTATTGAATGTACAGATAGGCGtgttataatattaaatcagtttagtttttattcaaTGGTAATGCATTCAGTTAATACTGGACAAAGTCTGTGGGCTATAGCTAAACAAACTGAGGATAGCAGCAAGTCAAAACCTCCTTGTGTAATAATCCATTAAACACACAAAATTGAACAGATTGTAAACAAGAAAAAGACACATGAAGGAATGATTACAATAAAGGTTATCACTGAAAACAATCACATGACAGACCAGATTAGATCATAAGTGGACCTGAGAAAGGAGGGGGGATTTTAATTCATTGTGCAACCATGCAATAATAGAAAGGTGGCTAAAAGAATGcagatttacaaaaaaaaccctGCAAAAACTGGACTGGTAAACATCAGAAATGGCTGTAAGCTGGTTCAAGCTTGATATTAGGCACATTTTTTTGCTTACAGATGACTTAATGAACATGTTTAATTCAAAACCATGCCATTGTGATGATGTTTACTTTGTAACTTTACAACAAgttttgtaaacaataaacaaattcCAAGGCTACTAGAGAAATAACATTTGACAGTCACGAAGTGGCTCCCATATTTGCCTGCAGAAGTGCAAAGGTTtactaagggtgttttcacatctgtagttcggttcatttggtccggaccaaaagcaaaaaatgacacattgtagcttttttagcagttttggttccgtttcacaccacactgaatccgcaccagttgaaacaaaccaaaattcagtcatgtgataagatccacatcactcattggccacatatatttgaatgtattaaactgcttctcgattggtcagaatcaatgTGCGCGAAATTCCAATGGTACCctggaagtaaacaaaaaaggaGGATAATACAGCAGACACAGTGGACATGAGACTGCGTGCTGTAATTATGtccgtggttgttatacatagATTTTATACAGCCCTCTAGACAAACCGTTAATTTCCAGAAAGAATCATGGATGCAGTTtgaaaacaatgttttaatgcactacaaacggcGAAGACACCAAATTTCTGAGGCTCCGCCCGCACCtcctcgcaactccaggtatgtccgcgatCTGTCATagtgctaatattgctaatagaaactTTCAACAAACACTTTCTCatccgataatgcactgcgcagctgactacggcagctggtttagtccaaaatgcttggtacttttgcagttaggtcggttcgatcttggatcgtgttctcaccacatacaaaccgctctagagttcgtttgaaagcgtacGGTCTCGGTCCCTTGTTTGGTCCACTTTTGGTGcagttcgattgctgcattctcacctgcctCTCTGGTATGATTCAACCGAACTAAATGaggcaggtgtgaaaacaccctaattttaagcaattttcaAAGCTAACCTTTGTGAAGATTGTAAAATTAATGGGATATAAAACAATTGCAGGACATATTTTGGGGCTGTGTTCATCTGCTCCTAAACATATGAGGACATGCAAATGACATGTATTACATTGCATGCGTTCACTGTGCACAGACACTCATTCAAcaatgtgtgcgtgtgtgtcagATAAGTATTTTATTAACGTTCACTAGATCTGATCTGTTGGAGTGCATATCTTGTACTCATCAAACAGATTAACCTTCAGTTATATGATTGAGTAATGAGACTGTTAGCGGTAGCAGACCTCTGAGATCTCCATAGCCAGCTCAAGTAACTCGGTGGTCTCGTGGCAAGAGTCCATCACACTGCAGTCGCAATCCAGGTTCCAGCTGCAGCAGTCTTTGGATTTGTTCTGCTCATTGGAGGTGATGTAATACTTGTAGGAGGGAAAGCAGCGGTGAAAGCCTCTCTCACAGGCATCGGGCAGCAGGGCTATGAATTCAAAGAAGTGGCAGTAAAGGCAGGCCAGGAGGACGGTGGCACAATCCTCTATGTGAAAGCAagaaaaacattcaatttagACACTAGTTTACAACATCCAGACTGCACTGATGAGATAAACGTATCATACACATTGTAAGAAACATATTATAGCAGATGAGTGTTGATGATTTGTAAAACTAATTCAAGAAAGGTTGTGGACCCCGCTGCAGAGTATTCACCTGATTCATTTCTGCTTCCTAGCTGTAACGTCAGGATGATGTCAAAAACCATTTTCTGTCTGAAGTCAATCTGTTAATTTTGGTTGTATTTTTAATATTCAGCCAACCAATACTGAGCCagatctcagccaaatattttatttttctagtGCTTTTTGCTAGCCAAAAATGCCCAGTGTAAGCCATGTTGCTGTCTGGGCATGTGCTATATAGtgttttttatcaattttaaagcTTTTACTTTACAGCAGaagttttctttgtttaatttcacaaATGTTTACATACTTCCTCAAGCCTGAGTAATTGCAGCACTGCAACAGCCGGTGGATCAGATGACAGAAACAGAGCAGCAACAAACTATCCTGCATCCCAAATCACCTACTGTAACAATATGTAACTGAAATCAATGAAGTACCTTCTGCTTTGTCATTTAAAGAGTATGTACCATATAGTATGTGGATGTGAAGTGCGAATACATTCTGGACATACTACTAAAGAATCAGCAAAGTCTGGCCCtctcaatgttttttttctacctaggacttttttcctcATTGGGAGCTGTAGTAGCCTTATGGTGCACAGTCATAGCCTAGTTGTGGGCAGTTGTAGTCTAGTGGTGGACAGTCGTAACCTAGTTGTAGGCAATCGTAGCCTTATGGTGGACAGTCATAGCCTAGTGGTAGCCTAGTGGTGGTCAGTCATAGCC
Protein-coding regions in this window:
- the mdfic2 gene encoding myoD family inhibitor domain-containing protein 2 — encoded protein: MSGVVVSGVRKLSTISEIDVDPAAESSGEIKWTESMTSFCSCGNPTEDSSTCTSFESSQPDAAEDCATVLLACLYCHFFEFIALLPDACERGFHRCFPSYKYYITSNEQNKSKDCCSWNLDCDCSVMDSCHETTELLELAMEISEVCYR